One Microcebus murinus isolate Inina chromosome 10, M.murinus_Inina_mat1.0, whole genome shotgun sequence DNA segment encodes these proteins:
- the GALR3 gene encoding galanin receptor type 3 codes for MADAQNISLDNPGSVGAVAVPVVFALIFLLGTVGNGLVLAVLLQPGPSAWQEPGSTTDLFILNLAVADLCFILCCVPFQAAIYTLDAWLFGALVCKAVHLLIYLTMYASSFTLAAVSVDRYLAVRHPLRSRALRTPRNARAAVGLVWLLAALFSAPYLSYYGTVRYGALELCVPAWEDARRRALDVATFAAGYLLPVAVVSLAYGRTLRFLWAAVGPAGAAAAEARRRATGRAGRAMLAVAALYALCWGPHHALILCFWYGRFAFSPATYACRLASHCLAYANSCLNPLVYALASRHFRARFRRLWPCGRRRRHRTRCPPGARRALRRVHPASSGPGGCTLGDARPRERLPARGGWGGEPREGPAHSGEAG; via the exons ATGGCTGATGCCCAGAACATTTCGCTGGACAACCCGGGGAGTGTGGGGGCTGTGGCAGTGCCTGTGGTCTTTGCCCTAATCTtcctgctgggcacagtgggcaATGGGCTGGTGCTGGCTGTGCTGCTGCAGCCCggccccagtgcctggcaggaGCCAGGCAGCACCACGGATCTGTTCATCCTCAACCTGGCTGTGGCCGACCTCTGCTTCATCCTGTGCTGCGTGCCCTTCCAGGCTGCCATCTACACCCTGGACGCCTGGCTCTTTGGGGCCCTTGTCTGTAAGGCTGTGCACCTGCTCATCTACCTCACCATGTACGCCAGCAGTTTCACGCTGGCTGCCGTCTCAGTGGACAG GTACCTGGCCGTGCGGCACCCGCTGCGCTCGCGGGCCCTGCGCACGCCGCGTAACGCCCGCGCCGCCGTGGGCCTCGTGTGGCTGCTGGCGGCGCTGTTCTCGGCGCCCTACCTCAGCTACTACGGCACGGTGCGCTACGGCGCGCTCGAGCTCTGCGTGCCCGCCTGGGAGGACGCGCGCCGCCGCGCCCTCGACGTGGCCACCTTCGCCGCCGGCTACCTGCTGCCCGTGGCCGTGGTGAGCCTGGCCTACGGGCGCACGCTGCGCTTCCTGTGGGCCGCCGTGGGCCCCgcgggcgcggcggcggccgAGGCGCGGCGACGGGCCACGGGCCGCGCGGGGCGCGCCATGCTGGCGGTGGCCGCGCTCTACGCCCTCTGCTGGGGCCCGCACCACGCGCTCATCCTCTGCTTCTGGTACGGCCGCTTCGCCTTCAGCCCGGCCACCTACGCCTGCCGCCTCGCCTCGCACTGCCTGGCCTACGCCAACTCCTGCCTCAACCCGCTCGTCTACGCGCTCGCCTCGCGCCACTTCCGCGCGCGCTTTCGCcgcctgtggccctgcggccgccgccgccgccaccgcaccCGCTGCCCGCCGGGCGCCCGTCGCGCCCTCAGGCGCGTCCACCCCGCGTCCTCGGGCCCAGGCGGCTGCACCCTCGGGGACGCCCGGCCTCGCGAGAGGCTGCCGGCCCGCGGCGGCTGGGGCGGtgagcccagggaggggcccgCCCACAGCGGAGAGGCTGggtga
- the GCAT gene encoding 2-amino-3-ketobutyrate coenzyme A ligase, mitochondrial yields MWAGGVWRAALSGGPRGRRAQSALAQLRGILEAELEGIHGAGTWKSERVITSRQGPRIHVDGVSGGILNFCANNYLGLSSHPEVIQAGLQALEEFGAGLSSVRFICGTQSIHKNLEAKLARFHQREDAILYASCFDANAGLFEALLTPEDAVLSDELNHASIIDGIRLCKAHKYRYRHLDMADLEAKLQEAQKHRLRLVATDGAFSMDGDIAPLQEICHLASQYGALVFVDECHATGFLGPTGRGTDELLGVMDQVTIINSTLGKALGGAAGGYTTGPGPLVSLLRQRARPYLFSNSLPPAVVGCASKALDLLMESNAIVQSMAAKTQRFRSKMQAAGFTISGANHPICPVMLGDARLASCMADDMLKRGIFVIGFSYPVVPKGKARIRVQISAVHSEEDIDRCVEAFVEVGRLHGALP; encoded by the exons ATGTGGGCTGGTGGCGTCTGGCGTGCTGCGCTCTCCGGAGGCCCCCGCGGCCGCCGCGCGCAGTCAGCGCTGGCCCAGCTGCGAGGCATCCTGGAGGCGGAGCTGGAAGGGATCCACGGGGCGGGCACCTGGAAGAGTGAGCGGGTCATCACATCCCGTCAGGGGCCGCGCATCCACGTGGACGGTGTCTCCGGAG GAATCCTTAACTTCTGTGCCAACAACTACCTGGGCTTGAGCAGCCACCCTGAGGTGATCCAGGCAGGTCTGCAGGCTCTGGAGGAGTTTGGAGCTGGCCTTAGCTCTGTCCGCTTCATCTGTGGGACCCAG AGCATCCACAAGAATCTAGAAGCAAAGTTAGCCCGCTTCCACCAGCGGGAGGACGCCATCCTCTATGCCAGCTGTTTTGATGCCAACGCCGGCCTCTTTGAG GCCCTGCTGACCCCTGAGGACGCAGTCCTGTCAGACGAGCTGAACCATGCCTCCATCATCGACGGCATCCGTCTGTGCAAGGCCCACAAGTACCGCTATCGCCACCTGGACATGGCTGACCTAGAAGCCAAGCTTCAGGAGGCTCAG AAGCATCGGCTGCGCCTGGTGGCGACCGATGGAGCGTTTTCCATGGATGGTGACATCGCACCCCTGCAAGAGATCTGCCACCTCGCCTCTCAATATGGTGCCCTGGTCTTTGTGGATGAATGCCATGCCACAGGCTTCCTGGGGCCCACAGGACG GGGCACGGATGAGCTTCTGGGTGTGATGGACCAGGTCACCATCATCAACTCTACCCTGGGGAAAGCACTGGGTGGAGCAGCAG GGGGCTACACAACAGGGCCCGGACCCCTGGTGTCCCTGCTACGACAGCGTGCCCGGCCCTACCTCTTCTCCAACAGTCTGCCACCTGCTGTTGTTGGCTGTGCTTCCAAGGCCCTGGACCTGCTCATGGAGAGCAATGCCATCGTCCAGTCTATGGCTGCCAAGACCCAGCG ATTCCGCAGTAAGATGCAGGCTGCTGGCTTCACCATCTCGGGAGCCAATCACCCCATCTGCCCTGTGATGCTGGGTGATGCCCGGCTGGCCTCTTGCATGGCGGATGACATGCTAAAGAGAG GCATCTTTGTCATCGGGTTTAGCTACCCAGTGGTCCCCAAGGGCAAGGCTCGGATCCGGGTACAGATCTCAGCAGTACACAGTGAAGAAGACATCGACCGCTGCGTGGAAGCCTTCGTGGAAGTGGGGCGGCTGCACGGGGCACTGCCCTGA
- the ANKRD54 gene encoding ankyrin repeat domain-containing protein 54 isoform X3 gives MPTMWKQQLLEDGTDPCAADDKGRTALHFASCNGNDQIVQLLLDHGADPNQRDGLGNTPLHLAACTNHVPVITTLLRGGARVDALDRAGRTPLHLAKSKLNILQEGHSQCLEAVQLEVKQIIHMLREYLERLGRHEQKERLDDLCTRLQMTSTKEQVDEVTDLLASFTSLSLQMQSMEKR, from the exons ATGCCAACGATGTGGAAACAG CAGCTGCTGGAAGATGGCACGGATCCCTGTGCAGCTGACGACAAGGGCCGCACAGCTCTACATTTTGCCTCTTGCAATGGCAATGACCAGATTG TGCAGCTGCTTCTGGACCATGGGGCTGATCCCAACCAGAGAGATGGGCTGGGAAATACGCCACTGCACCTGG CGGCCTGTACCAACCACGTCCCTGTCATCACCACACTGCTACGAGGAG GGGCCCGTGTAGATGCCCTGGACCGAGCTGGCCGCACACCCCTGCACCTGGCCAAGTCCAAGCTGAACATCCTGCAGGAGGGCCACTCCCAGTGCCTGGAGGCTGTGCAGCTAGAGGTGAAGCAG ATCATCCATATGCTGAGGGAGTACCTGGAGCGCCTAGGGCGGCATGAACAGAAGGAACGGCTGGATGACCTCTGCACCCGCCTCCAGATGACAAGCACCAAAGAGCAG GTGGATGAAGTGACTGACCTCCTGGCCAGCTTCACCTCCCTCAGTTTGCAGATGCAGAGCATGGAGAAGAGGTAG